A single Longimicrobium sp. DNA region contains:
- the zapA gene encoding cell division protein ZapA has protein sequence MAVEIAGEKHVLRSDVPPEYTRAVAAHVDATIRALPGFQTLEPFRAATLAALSITDELFRAREEIRRLRDDAERRTGELADILEAAEAAAAEKRPVRRPAQGSSASTPTWTTDASEDAKPADASPPRASEPATPSPAADEVNPSPSAPPEPLPAWIEDAVQRTPPRPHAGDDEPELMLPPPAEHQHHPGGGDGPDGED, from the coding sequence GTGGCGGTGGAGATCGCCGGGGAAAAGCACGTGCTGCGCAGCGACGTGCCGCCCGAGTACACGCGTGCCGTGGCCGCCCACGTGGACGCCACCATCCGCGCGCTTCCCGGCTTCCAGACGCTGGAGCCGTTCCGCGCGGCCACGCTGGCCGCGCTCTCCATCACCGACGAGCTGTTCCGCGCACGCGAGGAGATCCGCCGCCTGCGCGACGACGCGGAGCGCCGCACCGGCGAGCTGGCCGACATCCTCGAGGCCGCCGAAGCCGCCGCGGCCGAGAAGCGCCCCGTCCGCCGCCCCGCGCAGGGGTCGTCCGCATCTACCCCCACGTGGACCACGGATGCGTCGGAAGATGCGAAGCCGGCGGACGCCTCACCGCCCCGCGCGTCCGAGCCAGCCACGCCGTCCCCTGCGGCGGACGAGGTGAACCCGTCTCCATCCGCGCCCCCCGAGCCACTTCCCGCGTGGATCGAGGATGCGGTCCAGCGCACCCCGCCCCGTCCCCATGCGGGCGACGACGAGCCCGAGCTGATGCTGCCTCCGCCTGCGGAGCATCAGCATCACCCCGGGGGCGGGGACGGGCCGGACGGGGAGGATTGA
- the rny gene encoding ribonuclease Y encodes MNTILIAVVVAVVAAIAGFAAGRAAVEARLKKARASAEDEATRIRSGAQEEADRLRKAEILKGREEAIRAREEWEREESRRRDDVERVERRLQEREESLDRKFHLLDEKQDQVEQRGQQLVRREKQIEARDAELGQRIAEVQHRLESLAGLSADEARRQLIHDMEEAARAEAGQRIREIKEEARRDADREAKKIISLAIQRIAADHTAETTVSVVALPSDEMKGRIIGREGRNIRAFEQATGIDVIIDDTPEAVVLSGFDPIRRETARLALEKLVADGRIHPGRIDEVVAKSRKEVENSMREAAEQILYELGIHGVHPEVVKVLGRLKFRTSYGQNQLMHSKEVAILAGNMAGEMGFDATLAKRMGLLHDVGKGMTHEHEGTHVELGWNLAKKFGEPAQVLNAIKAHHDEEPHLFPESFLVTAADAISGSRPGARREMFETYVRRLEKLEEIATSFPGVERCFAIQAGRELRMMVIPEQISDEDMARLSDETARRIEGELQYPGQIKVVVIRETRAVDFAR; translated from the coding sequence ATGAACACGATCCTGATCGCCGTCGTCGTGGCCGTGGTGGCCGCGATTGCCGGCTTTGCCGCGGGCCGCGCGGCGGTCGAGGCGCGCCTGAAGAAGGCGCGCGCCTCGGCCGAAGACGAGGCCACGCGCATCCGCTCGGGGGCGCAGGAAGAGGCCGACCGCCTGCGCAAGGCCGAGATCCTGAAGGGCCGCGAGGAGGCCATCCGCGCCCGCGAGGAGTGGGAGCGCGAGGAAAGCCGCCGCCGCGACGACGTGGAGCGCGTGGAGCGCCGCCTGCAGGAGCGCGAGGAGTCGCTGGACCGCAAGTTCCACCTGCTGGACGAAAAGCAGGACCAGGTGGAGCAGCGCGGCCAGCAGCTGGTGCGCCGCGAGAAGCAGATCGAGGCGCGCGACGCCGAGCTGGGGCAGCGCATCGCCGAGGTGCAGCACCGGCTGGAGTCGCTCGCGGGGCTCAGCGCCGACGAGGCGAGGCGCCAGCTCATCCACGACATGGAAGAGGCGGCGCGCGCCGAGGCCGGGCAGCGCATCCGCGAGATCAAGGAGGAGGCGCGCCGCGACGCCGACCGCGAGGCCAAGAAGATCATCTCCCTGGCCATCCAGCGCATCGCCGCCGACCACACCGCCGAGACCACCGTCTCCGTCGTCGCCCTCCCGTCGGACGAGATGAAGGGGCGCATCATCGGCCGCGAGGGGCGGAACATCCGCGCCTTCGAGCAGGCCACGGGGATCGACGTCATCATCGACGACACCCCCGAGGCGGTGGTGCTCTCCGGCTTCGACCCCATCCGCCGCGAGACGGCGCGCCTGGCGCTGGAGAAGCTGGTGGCCGACGGCCGCATCCACCCCGGGCGCATCGACGAGGTGGTGGCCAAGAGCCGCAAGGAGGTGGAGAACTCCATGCGCGAGGCCGCCGAGCAGATCCTCTACGAGCTCGGCATCCACGGGGTGCACCCCGAGGTGGTGAAGGTGCTGGGGCGGCTGAAGTTCCGCACCAGCTACGGCCAGAACCAGCTGATGCACAGCAAGGAGGTGGCGATCCTGGCCGGGAACATGGCGGGCGAGATGGGCTTCGACGCCACGCTGGCCAAGCGCATGGGGCTGCTGCACGACGTGGGGAAGGGGATGACCCACGAGCACGAGGGGACGCACGTGGAGCTGGGGTGGAACCTGGCCAAGAAGTTCGGCGAGCCGGCCCAGGTGCTGAACGCCATCAAGGCGCACCACGACGAGGAGCCGCACCTCTTCCCCGAGAGCTTCCTGGTGACCGCCGCCGACGCGATCAGCGGCAGCCGCCCGGGCGCGCGGCGCGAGATGTTCGAGACGTACGTGCGCCGGCTGGAGAAGCTGGAGGAGATCGCCACCAGCTTCCCCGGCGTGGAGCGCTGCTTCGCCATCCAGGCCGGCCGCGAGCTGCGGATGATGGTGATCCCCGAGCAGATCAGCGACGAGGACATGGCCCGCCTGAGCGACGAGACGGCGCGCCGCATCGAGGGCGAGCTGCAGTATCCGGGGCAGATCAAGGTGGTGGTGATCCGCGAGACCCGCGCGGTGGACTTCGCGCGGTAA